TGGATGAAGGGGAATATCGATCCTTAACGGATTATGCCAATTTCAGATTCGGTGTGCTCTTCCGTTTGGATTGATCGGTCCTACTTGACCATCACGGACGATCCGAGCGGTCAGAGTCGGAATTCGGTTTCTGCTGCTTTTCCTGTTTTTCCTTTTCTGCTTTCCAGCGCGGTCTGGTTCCTTCTCCTTCGTCTGGCCAACCTTCCCGTTGAGCTGAACGGTCCCCATCACTCTCTTCGGTCTGATCATGGAAGAGATGTACTTGGGTCTCATAAGGCATATCTATGCTTGCATCATCCAAGGCATGCTTCACGGCTGTGATCACCCGATCATTGATGTGTACCACATCGCTTCGTCTACTCTTGCTCCACCAGCGTACTCTCAAAGTCACCCTACTGGCATCTAGGCCCCATACGAGTGCTTCGACATCTTTCTCTTGAGAGACACCCTCTACTTGGGAAACGGCTTTCTTGATGACCTCTTTGGCCCTCTCTATATCATCTGCGTAGCCAATGCCGACATCATATTGACTTCTGCGGATCTCATTGGCTGTTTTGACCTTTACGGCAGAAGTATAGATGTCACTATTTGGGATGACCACCCGTTGATTATCGTAGGTCCTGATGATGGTGGCACGAGTCTCTATACGCATGACCGTGCCTTCGTGACCACTTACTTCGATCTGGTCATCGACTTCGAACGGTTGCCGGAGCAGGATCAAAAGGCCGGCCAGCCAATTCTGAAGGATATCCTTGAAGGCAAATCCGATAGCCACTGAACTCACACCCAGACCGGCTATGATATCTCCAGGCTTCAGGGTAGGGATGACGATAGTCGCAGCCAATACGAATCCGGAGATCAACACGATCCAACGTATGAAACCTCCGGCTACCTGGCCTAGATTCTCCCGACCGCGTTTCTTGCTCTGTCGTGTGACGAATCTTTTGGCAAAACGTGCCAAAAAATAAAATGCGACCAGTACAAGGATCGCAACGATGATATTCGGAGCTAGGCGTACGATACCATCTATCCAGCTATCTATCCGCTCGATGGCCATGCCTGGATCGACATCTATGTTCTGTTTTTCATCCTCTACGACATCCAGTTGGAGTCTGAGAAGATATACGAGTTTCATTAGGTGTATATCGAACAGGTTCATGGCCGAGATTTATTTTGGATTCTAGTTCGGATCAGGATTTCCCCACCACCATGTTGGAATATTGTGGATTCTCATTGAGAAAGGATTTCGTGAACGGGCATCGGGGTTTCACTTTTGCATCCTTGTGCTGGAGGTGTTCCATCACGCTATGTAGGAATCCAGAACCGACTCCATTGTCCCTCAGGGTGAATGGGACTTCGATATGGATCAGCTCATAGACATCATCATTCTTACTGTAGTCCAAAAGGACGTGCTGACCTTTCATGTCAAGCTCAAAGCGATTCTTATTCGTATTATCTATAATGTGATCTGCGTTGTGCATAGTTCTTAGAGTTTATATAATTCTTCATTGATTGACTCAAAATTCATTGATTCCGTGAGTGCGATTTTTTTCAGAAATGATCTCTTGGCTGATACCAGCCATACATGAGAAGGCTCTCCTGTGCTCGAATTCATTGAAGTTCTTTTTATTCCATATCTTCAGATAGGTGTCATGAACTATTTCCTGAGCGGTGGCCCTATCACTGACAGCACGCATGGCGATTCCCATGAGAGATGAGGCATATTTCTCATAGAGATGGTCAAATGCTTCCTTGCTTCTGGATTCTATCAGGGTCTTCAGCTGCATACCTTCCATATCACTCTGTCCCATCTGGTGGGGTACTCCGTTGACAGTGACTCTTGAAACTGCGTAGTA
This Flavobacteriales bacterium DNA region includes the following protein-coding sequences:
- a CDS encoding mechanosensitive ion channel family protein codes for the protein MKLVYLLRLQLDVVEDEKQNIDVDPGMAIERIDSWIDGIVRLAPNIIVAILVLVAFYFLARFAKRFVTRQSKKRGRENLGQVAGGFIRWIVLISGFVLAATIVIPTLKPGDIIAGLGVSSVAIGFAFKDILQNWLAGLLILLRQPFEVDDQIEVSGHEGTVMRIETRATIIRTYDNQRVVIPNSDIYTSAVKVKTANEIRRSQYDVGIGYADDIERAKEVIKKAVSQVEGVSQEKDVEALVWGLDASRVTLRVRWWSKSRRSDVVHINDRVITAVKHALDDASIDMPYETQVHLFHDQTEESDGDRSAQREGWPDEGEGTRPRWKAEKEKQEKQQKPNSDSDRSDRP
- a CDS encoding N-acetyltransferase; this translates as MKGQHVLLDYSKNDDVYELIHIEVPFTLRDNGVGSGFLHSVMEHLQHKDAKVKPRCPFTKSFLNENPQYSNMVVGKS